A part of Actinobaculum sp. 313 genomic DNA contains:
- a CDS encoding DJ-1/PfpI family protein: protein MSTEPLTIALYATDTMADWEYAYLTSQITVAERAKPGRFTLLLVGDGVDTVHSLGGLPITPTADLDVLDSLAERSALSMLVIPGGETYGHGHDRLIKAVRALLARNVPVAGICGATYLLARAGVLDERAHTSNSADFLAASGYTGGSHYVAAPVITDSG, encoded by the coding sequence ATGTCTACAGAACCTCTTACCATTGCTCTTTACGCAACGGACACCATGGCCGACTGGGAGTATGCCTACCTCACGTCACAGATCACCGTCGCCGAGCGCGCGAAACCGGGTCGTTTCACCCTGCTTCTGGTGGGTGACGGCGTCGATACGGTGCATTCGCTCGGAGGCCTGCCGATAACTCCCACGGCGGACCTTGATGTTCTCGATTCTCTGGCGGAGCGGTCGGCTCTTAGCATGTTGGTGATTCCGGGCGGTGAAACCTACGGCCACGGGCATGATCGCTTGATTAAGGCAGTCCGTGCTCTGTTGGCTCGCAACGTGCCGGTGGCGGGAATCTGTGGGGCAACGTATCTGCTGGCCCGCGCCGGTGTCCTCGATGAGAGGGCGCACACGTCAAACAGCGCAGATTTTCTGGCTGCTTCAGGCTACACAGGCGGCTCACACTACGTCGCGGCCCCTGTGATAACCGATTCGGGGTGA
- a CDS encoding Gfo/Idh/MocA family oxidoreductase, whose protein sequence is MIRVGIIGCGKIAQVRHIPEYLANAHAEIVGYYNRTRGRAEELAQRYGGTVYATIPEMLADSSIDAVSVCTANTAHARESIAALEAGKHVLCEKPMASTLADCEAMISAADRNGKKLMIDQNQRFVRAHRKARELIEAGAIGEVLTFRTTFGHGGPETWSINPGPSTWFFDAKSAAMGAMADLGVHKTDLIQYLLGSTVVETSAKLTTRDKRGPSGELIGVDDNATCIYTMDDGVVGTMTASWTYYGAEDNTTIIYGTKGIMRLYDDPTFSLKLVLRNGEEVCYRLDQIQTNDNQTSTGIIDAFVDCIENDTAPEISGESVLTAMRAVFGSIESSTTGRSVKVNQAR, encoded by the coding sequence ATGATCCGAGTAGGAATCATCGGATGCGGGAAGATCGCACAGGTGCGGCACATCCCCGAATATCTCGCGAACGCTCATGCTGAGATTGTCGGCTACTACAACCGCACTCGGGGCAGGGCGGAGGAATTGGCACAGCGGTATGGCGGCACGGTTTACGCGACAATCCCGGAGATGCTGGCGGATAGCAGCATTGATGCGGTTAGCGTATGCACAGCGAATACCGCACACGCACGGGAGTCAATCGCGGCACTAGAGGCGGGAAAACACGTCCTTTGCGAGAAGCCCATGGCATCGACCCTTGCCGATTGTGAGGCCATGATCAGCGCTGCTGACAGGAACGGCAAGAAGTTGATGATCGACCAGAACCAGCGTTTCGTGCGCGCCCATCGGAAAGCGAGAGAACTAATCGAGGCGGGGGCTATCGGTGAGGTACTGACCTTCCGCACCACCTTCGGGCACGGCGGCCCGGAGACGTGGAGTATCAACCCCGGTCCGTCCACATGGTTCTTTGACGCCAAGAGCGCGGCCATGGGAGCGATGGCGGATCTCGGCGTGCATAAAACCGATCTCATCCAATATCTGCTGGGAAGCACCGTCGTCGAGACATCCGCCAAGCTGACGACACGTGACAAACGCGGCCCTAGCGGCGAACTCATCGGCGTGGACGACAACGCCACCTGCATTTACACCATGGACGACGGCGTCGTCGGCACTATGACTGCCAGCTGGACGTATTACGGAGCCGAAGACAACACGACGATCATATACGGAACAAAAGGCATCATGCGGCTGTATGACGATCCGACGTTCTCTCTGAAACTGGTCCTGCGAAACGGTGAGGAGGTTTGCTACCGACTCGACCAGATTCAAACCAACGACAACCAGACCTCCACCGGGATCATCGACGCCTTTGTGGACTGCATTGAGAACGACACCGCGCCGGAGATCTCGGGCGAAAGTGTTCTGACCGCGATGCGGGCCGTATTCGGCAGTATCGAGTCGAGCACAACGGGACGCAGCGTTAAAGTGAACCAGGCAAGGTGA
- a CDS encoding sugar phosphate isomerase/epimerase — MKLGLVSAILDGSTYEEMIDTVSEFGFQCVEVACWPQGKAERRYAGVSHIDVERVLDDDAYAAHVIDYARSKGVDISSLAFYPNTLDPDLEKRAANVAHLQTVIKASAKLGVGLVTTFIGRDQYKTVEDNLEIVKEVWPPIISLAEAENVRIGLENCPMLFGADQWPGGQNLMTTPNLWKRVFEILPSPNLGINYDPSHFVWQMVDYIKPIYEFADRIFHVHYKDIKLYEDKLNQVGIMAYPLDYMSPKIPGLGDVDWGKYVSALTDIGYEGYTCIEIEDKAFEGSPEKVLESIRLSKQYMEQFVI; from the coding sequence ATGAAACTCGGACTAGTCAGCGCAATTCTTGACGGCAGCACATACGAAGAGATGATCGACACCGTCAGCGAATTCGGATTCCAATGCGTCGAGGTGGCGTGTTGGCCACAGGGGAAGGCTGAGCGGCGATATGCAGGTGTTTCCCATATCGATGTGGAGCGGGTTCTCGACGACGACGCATACGCCGCGCACGTCATCGATTACGCACGGAGCAAAGGCGTTGATATCTCCTCGCTCGCCTTCTATCCCAACACTCTCGACCCGGATCTGGAGAAGCGGGCAGCTAACGTGGCGCATCTGCAAACGGTTATCAAGGCGAGTGCCAAGCTCGGGGTAGGCCTAGTCACCACGTTTATCGGCCGCGACCAGTACAAGACGGTCGAAGACAATCTAGAGATTGTCAAAGAGGTGTGGCCGCCGATCATTTCGCTGGCTGAGGCTGAGAATGTGCGCATCGGATTGGAGAACTGCCCGATGCTCTTCGGTGCCGACCAGTGGCCCGGCGGTCAGAATCTCATGACAACGCCAAACCTGTGGAAGCGGGTATTCGAAATCCTCCCCAGCCCGAATCTCGGAATCAACTACGACCCGTCGCACTTCGTCTGGCAGATGGTCGATTACATCAAACCAATCTACGAGTTTGCCGACCGTATCTTCCACGTGCATTACAAGGACATCAAGCTCTACGAGGACAAACTCAATCAGGTGGGTATCATGGCGTACCCGTTGGACTACATGTCGCCAAAGATTCCCGGTCTGGGCGACGTCGACTGGGGCAAGTACGTTAGCGCGTTGACCGACATCGGCTATGAGGGATACACCTGCATCGAAATCGAGGACAAGGCTTTCGAAGGATCGCCGGAGAAGGTCCTGGAAAGCATTCGCCTGAGCAAGCAGTACATGGAGCAGTTCGTCATATGA
- the hemQ gene encoding hydrogen peroxide-dependent heme synthase: MSQTTHPGHADAQHAVDPRDTPVSPEEVNAKPRYVMYSVFRTSASLAGIDTATAEEAVLATGVTIRGWYDISGFRANADLMLWTLADDPAQLQAAYHALRRSDLGRALDPEWSCVGVHRPAEFNAKHTPACFSGVAPRPWVCVYPFVRSYDWYYMDEEKRSRILAEHGRSGREYPDVKGSTTSAFALNDYEWLLAFEADELHRLTDAMRHQRNLEARLHVRKEIPFFTGPRVTLTEWAERQG; this comes from the coding sequence ATGTCCCAAACGACGCACCCCGGCCACGCCGATGCCCAGCATGCAGTTGATCCGCGTGACACTCCCGTTTCGCCCGAAGAGGTTAATGCGAAGCCGCGTTACGTCATGTACTCCGTATTCCGTACCTCCGCTTCGCTCGCCGGAATCGACACGGCAACGGCGGAGGAAGCAGTACTGGCAACCGGTGTTACTATCCGCGGCTGGTACGACATCAGCGGTTTCCGCGCTAATGCCGACCTCATGCTGTGGACTCTCGCGGACGATCCGGCCCAACTCCAGGCCGCTTACCACGCCCTCCGCCGCTCGGACCTGGGCCGCGCACTCGACCCTGAATGGTCCTGCGTGGGCGTACATCGCCCTGCCGAGTTCAACGCGAAGCACACCCCCGCCTGTTTCTCCGGCGTCGCGCCCCGGCCATGGGTCTGCGTATACCCCTTCGTCCGCAGCTACGACTGGTACTACATGGACGAGGAGAAGCGCTCGCGTATTCTTGCCGAGCACGGTCGCTCCGGGCGCGAGTATCCGGATGTCAAGGGGTCGACGACGTCGGCCTTCGCGCTCAATGACTACGAGTGGCTGCTTGCCTTTGAAGCAGACGAACTGCATCGGCTTACCGACGCCATGCGCCACCAACGCAACTTGGAAGCGCGCCTGCATGTGCGAAAGGAGATCCCCTTCTTCACCGGACCGCGAGTCACGTTGACGGAGTGGGCGGAGCGCCAAGGCTGA
- a CDS encoding ferrochelatase: protein MAAPVSADSVPQGDSLSPYTAVVLTSYGGPRKSEDVLPFMRNATAGRGIPDERLLEVSQHYELFGGRSPINEQNEALRDALEDELARRGCPRPVLIGNRNWTPFVSDAVADLRAAGHRRVIALPTAAYSSYSGCRQYREDLERATAQVPGIVIDKAGPYAERPGFISANADALASAVRSLRSRIRRGTIKVLFVTHSIPTAMNAASADGTEPARYDAQHMRVAAAVAQAAAELVKEDLDWELVYCSRSGNPHTPWLEPDVNDRLHEIAAANSSCVTHPALHSGSNNIPDTGSTRVPDAHSPGGDAARAIAGVVAAPIGFISDHMEVAFDLDTQARATAADLGLEYQRAATAGTHPDFVSTLADLLADHAAFARGDKAIPDHPCLQETVECCLPRPPV, encoded by the coding sequence ATGGCCGCGCCCGTCTCTGCCGATAGTGTGCCGCAAGGCGACTCACTCAGCCCTTACACCGCTGTTGTCCTCACTTCCTATGGAGGCCCCCGCAAGAGCGAGGATGTGCTGCCCTTCATGCGCAATGCGACGGCGGGGCGCGGAATACCCGATGAACGCCTGCTGGAAGTCTCCCAACATTACGAACTGTTTGGAGGACGCTCACCTATCAATGAGCAGAATGAGGCGTTACGCGATGCCTTGGAAGATGAGCTTGCCCGGCGCGGCTGCCCACGCCCCGTGCTTATCGGAAACCGGAATTGGACCCCCTTCGTATCCGACGCCGTCGCCGATCTCCGTGCGGCCGGGCATCGCCGGGTTATTGCTTTACCGACGGCGGCGTACTCCTCGTATTCCGGATGCCGCCAGTACCGCGAAGATCTGGAGCGTGCCACAGCACAGGTCCCTGGCATCGTGATCGACAAGGCAGGTCCGTACGCAGAACGGCCTGGATTCATCTCCGCAAATGCGGATGCGCTCGCCTCGGCAGTCCGCAGCCTGCGCAGCCGGATTCGCAGGGGCACCATAAAAGTCCTCTTCGTCACCCACTCCATTCCAACGGCCATGAATGCCGCCTCAGCTGACGGAACAGAACCGGCCCGTTACGATGCACAGCATATGCGCGTGGCAGCGGCAGTGGCCCAGGCAGCTGCAGAACTTGTGAAAGAAGATCTGGACTGGGAGCTTGTCTACTGCTCTCGCTCCGGCAACCCGCACACGCCATGGTTAGAGCCGGATGTCAACGACCGTCTGCACGAAATTGCTGCCGCTAACTCCTCATGTGTGACGCACCCGGCACTCCATAGCGGTTCCAATAACATACCGGATACAGGCTCCACGCGAGTGCCGGACGCACATTCCCCGGGCGGCGATGCGGCGAGGGCTATTGCGGGCGTAGTGGCGGCACCAATCGGCTTCATCAGCGACCATATGGAAGTCGCTTTCGACCTCGACACACAGGCGCGTGCAACTGCAGCTGATCTCGGGCTCGAATATCAGCGCGCCGCAACAGCCGGAACACACCCCGATTTCGTCAGTACGCTCGCCGATCTTCTAGCCGACCATGCCGCTTTTGCCCGCGGTGACAAAGCAATTCCCGACCATCCCTGCCTGCAGGAAACTGTGGAGTGCTGCCTACCGCGTCCGCCCGTATAA
- a CDS encoding glutamyl-tRNA reductase: MATERSVSRIDFAAPLCICKTGRTVSLRILSVKHDRHGLAEVERVAQHADALSACVQQTAGVEGVLTLLTCNRIEFIVDAPQVPAAHLRLRMARELDRQPEWVIYEDTRALEHLFKVACGLDSMVIGEREVTGQLRRTLQQASERGHTSGALVTAVNAALRTARKIGAETELHDSGRSIVACALDLSGIRDWSEQQVLLMGTGAYAGAVVAALRRRGVHDIAVHSASNRATGFAERHGIRAGENLVRECTQATLIVTCRGGSATALNAAQLAEARGLHGYPSACSDASMAAGTARPLVILDLSLPADVDPGVAALPGITLLNLEAIQNHVSPLVSEESSRASQIVSEGVAEVSARLASRVADPAVASLRASMLQLVDDEVARLPQGRPLTTEDCTMALHRLATRLLHIPSIRARDAAVAGRMDDYLDALEELYGIEARRAADPRLRRCPVTGLSYADLEEPATDDRSVTTRAAELQQWKGDDFCDGSTARDQQLAHDQSTAYHPAEHSRLAERIRSTKQHHSAEAR, from the coding sequence GTGGCAACTGAACGCTCTGTGTCACGTATCGATTTTGCCGCACCGCTATGTATCTGCAAGACTGGACGCACTGTGAGTTTGCGCATCCTCTCCGTGAAACATGACAGACACGGCTTGGCAGAGGTCGAGCGTGTCGCGCAACATGCTGACGCACTGTCCGCATGCGTTCAGCAGACCGCTGGCGTCGAAGGCGTTCTCACCCTTCTCACCTGCAATCGCATTGAGTTCATCGTTGACGCTCCCCAGGTTCCTGCCGCCCATCTCCGGTTGCGCATGGCGCGCGAACTCGACCGGCAGCCGGAGTGGGTTATCTATGAAGACACCCGCGCGCTGGAACACCTTTTCAAAGTCGCGTGCGGCCTGGATTCAATGGTCATTGGTGAGCGTGAAGTCACCGGACAGCTGCGCCGCACACTCCAGCAGGCGAGCGAGCGCGGACATACCTCCGGCGCTCTGGTCACAGCGGTGAACGCGGCCCTGCGAACGGCACGCAAGATTGGGGCAGAGACAGAGTTGCATGATTCGGGACGTTCCATCGTTGCCTGCGCCCTGGACCTAAGCGGCATTCGCGACTGGAGCGAACAGCAGGTTCTGCTTATGGGTACGGGCGCCTACGCCGGTGCGGTAGTGGCCGCCTTGCGCCGCCGCGGAGTGCACGATATCGCCGTACACTCAGCCTCCAACCGTGCCACAGGTTTTGCCGAGCGCCATGGCATTCGCGCCGGTGAGAACCTTGTGCGCGAATGTACCCAAGCCACGCTGATTGTCACCTGCCGTGGAGGATCTGCAACCGCGCTTAACGCGGCGCAACTGGCAGAGGCTCGGGGATTGCACGGATACCCATCCGCGTGCAGCGACGCTTCGATGGCCGCGGGCACGGCGCGCCCCTTGGTCATCCTGGATCTCTCCCTACCCGCAGATGTGGATCCCGGCGTGGCGGCACTTCCCGGCATCACGCTACTTAATTTGGAAGCCATCCAAAACCACGTATCCCCGCTCGTCTCTGAAGAGTCATCCCGTGCCTCGCAAATTGTGTCTGAGGGAGTCGCGGAGGTATCCGCACGCCTGGCCTCCCGTGTAGCCGATCCGGCGGTGGCTTCGCTGCGCGCATCCATGCTGCAACTGGTCGACGACGAAGTTGCCCGCCTTCCCCAGGGGCGACCGCTGACAACCGAAGACTGCACCATGGCCCTACATCGCCTTGCCACCCGACTCCTGCACATTCCCTCAATTCGCGCCCGCGACGCCGCCGTCGCCGGACGAATGGACGATTATTTGGATGCGCTGGAGGAACTGTACGGAATCGAAGCCCGTCGTGCGGCCGACCCCCGTCTACGGCGCTGCCCAGTCACCGGCCTGAGTTATGCCGATCTGGAGGAACCCGCCACGGATGATCGGTCGGTGACAACCAGGGCCGCGGAACTCCAGCAGTGGAAAGGCGATGATTTCTGCGACGGATCGACGGCGCGTGACCAGCAACTAGCACATGACCAGTCGACCGCCTATCACCCGGCGGAACATAGTCGGTTAGCAGAGCGCATTCGGTCGACGAAACAGCACCATTCGGCGGAGGCACGTTGA
- the hemE gene encoding uroporphyrinogen decarboxylase, with product MALSGSRPERLPVWFMRQAGRSLPEYRKARQGVAMLDACLTPELAAELTCQPVWRHGVDAAVFFSDIMVPLALAGVDVTIEPGIGPVIAHPVRSADDVAALASRRITDGSAITAAVRMAVAELDVPIIGFAGAPFTLAAYLVEGRGSRDHLAARSFMHAEPAAWDCLLTWCARISGEFLRLQAAGGAAAVQLFDSWAGVLSLQDYMAHAAPYSRLALQAVDVPRIHFGTGTGHLLEAMFECGCQALSIDYRTPLNEAARRVPGAVLQGNIDPAFLAAGWSALEAHTRDVVARGRNAPAHIVGLGHGVPPQTDPAVLTDLVSLIHEL from the coding sequence ATGGCTCTTTCGGGATCGCGGCCCGAGCGATTGCCGGTCTGGTTCATGAGGCAGGCAGGGCGCTCTCTCCCGGAATACCGGAAGGCCCGGCAGGGCGTCGCGATGCTCGACGCATGCCTCACACCCGAGCTGGCTGCAGAGTTGACCTGCCAACCCGTGTGGCGGCACGGAGTGGATGCTGCGGTGTTCTTCTCCGACATTATGGTTCCCCTTGCATTGGCAGGCGTGGATGTCACGATCGAACCAGGGATCGGGCCCGTCATTGCACACCCCGTACGCAGCGCCGACGACGTCGCCGCGCTCGCATCGCGTCGCATTACGGATGGATCAGCGATTACAGCGGCGGTACGCATGGCGGTAGCCGAACTCGACGTGCCCATTATTGGATTCGCCGGTGCTCCGTTCACCTTGGCCGCATATCTTGTGGAAGGCCGTGGATCACGTGATCATTTGGCCGCTCGCAGCTTCATGCACGCCGAACCCGCGGCTTGGGACTGCCTCCTAACATGGTGTGCTCGCATATCGGGGGAGTTTCTCCGGCTGCAGGCGGCTGGGGGCGCGGCGGCCGTGCAGCTCTTTGACTCGTGGGCCGGAGTGCTGAGCCTGCAAGACTATATGGCACACGCCGCACCGTACTCGCGGCTTGCGCTGCAAGCTGTCGACGTGCCCCGTATTCACTTCGGAACCGGTACCGGCCACCTGTTGGAGGCAATGTTCGAATGCGGCTGTCAGGCCCTGAGCATCGACTATCGAACTCCTCTCAACGAAGCAGCGCGGAGGGTTCCCGGCGCCGTCCTGCAAGGCAATATCGACCCCGCGTTCCTTGCTGCTGGATGGTCCGCGTTGGAAGCGCATACGCGCGACGTCGTCGCACGCGGTCGAAATGCTCCCGCGCATATTGTTGGACTGGGCCACGGGGTGCCACCGCAAACAGATCCTGCGGTTCTTACTGACCTTGTTTCCCTGATACACGAGCTCTGA
- a CDS encoding FAD-dependent oxidoreductase: protein MKAVVIGAGIAGLACAHRLVREGWSVDVLEATDRPGGLIAPLEIAGQVIDRGAEAYARRRGIGDRLCAELGLDVAAPAGRAHIRWSTTESWPGADGILGIPASPDDPALLRALRPVELAVARAEPQMAPSVGQDAETVGELVAARMGKAVVDRLVAPVTRSIYRLAPEQMTLAQYAPALRGPGSLYAKVQAARGSRSSVAQPIGGLVRLVDALVEDIRARGGQVHLCSRVAGISPRKGGSSSVPTRGAQHCPAAPQREGASSGRKAMGSDEIASGREAPARLRVSAVPNTNAGWHVKVGNTDYMADRVVLACPGRVAVALLRGIGVTAAAPATSSSLSVVLAVDPTYIGGAPVGSGVLLAHPIEGLRARALTHYSVKWPWSAGQSELIRLSYSPQDEPTEQQAVEDAAVLLGCPIPAARDMAVVRWPEIPRGLSPDARAVLDASLPEGVRVAGAWVAGNGVEAAIASGLEAAV from the coding sequence ATGAAGGCCGTCGTAATCGGAGCAGGAATTGCGGGTTTGGCCTGTGCGCACCGCCTCGTACGCGAGGGGTGGTCCGTTGATGTTCTCGAAGCAACGGATCGACCCGGTGGCCTAATCGCGCCGCTTGAGATAGCGGGTCAGGTTATTGATCGCGGAGCCGAGGCATATGCGAGGCGGCGGGGGATCGGTGATCGGCTCTGCGCAGAACTGGGCCTGGACGTTGCCGCTCCCGCGGGCCGTGCACACATCCGCTGGTCAACGACGGAGTCCTGGCCGGGTGCTGACGGCATACTCGGCATACCGGCCAGCCCCGACGATCCGGCGTTGCTACGGGCCCTGCGCCCAGTTGAACTAGCGGTCGCACGGGCCGAACCGCAGATGGCCCCATCAGTTGGGCAAGACGCGGAGACAGTGGGCGAGCTTGTAGCGGCGCGAATGGGGAAAGCCGTGGTAGACCGCCTCGTTGCGCCGGTGACACGGAGCATCTACCGGCTTGCACCCGAACAAATGACGTTGGCGCAGTACGCGCCCGCCCTACGTGGCCCCGGATCCCTGTACGCCAAGGTGCAGGCGGCGCGCGGCTCGCGTTCCAGTGTTGCACAGCCAATCGGCGGACTCGTTCGTTTAGTCGATGCGTTGGTGGAGGATATCCGAGCGCGCGGTGGGCAGGTTCATCTGTGCTCGCGTGTCGCCGGGATTTCTCCACGGAAGGGCGGGAGCTCTTCTGTTCCCACACGGGGTGCACAGCATTGCCCAGCGGCACCGCAGCGGGAGGGTGCATCCTCCGGTCGGAAGGCGATGGGTAGTGACGAGATCGCGAGCGGACGGGAAGCACCGGCTCGATTGCGGGTGAGTGCTGTGCCGAATACGAACGCCGGGTGGCATGTGAAAGTCGGAAATACGGACTATATGGCGGATCGGGTGGTGCTTGCCTGCCCGGGGCGCGTGGCCGTGGCGCTCCTCCGAGGTATTGGTGTGACTGCCGCCGCCCCGGCCACGAGTTCCTCACTCAGTGTGGTGCTAGCCGTGGATCCTACGTATATCGGGGGTGCGCCGGTTGGCTCGGGAGTGCTGCTCGCCCACCCAATTGAGGGTTTGCGGGCCCGGGCATTAACGCATTACTCGGTGAAATGGCCGTGGAGTGCGGGGCAGAGTGAACTGATCCGCCTGAGCTACTCGCCGCAGGATGAGCCGACCGAACAACAGGCCGTGGAGGACGCTGCTGTGTTGTTGGGGTGCCCGATTCCCGCAGCTCGTGATATGGCGGTTGTCCGGTGGCCGGAGATTCCGCGGGGGTTGAGCCCGGATGCGCGGGCTGTGCTCGATGCTTCATTGCCGGAGGGCGTGCGCGTCGCCGGAGCGTGGGTGGCCGGTAATGGTGTTGAGGCGGCCATTGCCTC